CCCCCGCGGTAACCCCCTGGGAAATGTCTGGAGACTGGCGATCCAGTGACGTCATAACGGCGCAGGTATCAGCATCAAAACCGACATCACTGCCAACGTAACCGATCTCACGGATCGTTTGGCGAACAATGTCCGCATAGTCAATACGGGCATGCGTGGTGATCTCGCCGGCCAGCATGGCCATGCCGGTGGTCACCAGTGTTTCACAGGCGACACGGGCCGTATTATCCTGAGTCAGAATGGCATCAAGAACCGCATCTGAAATCTGATCCGCCATCTTATCGGGATGGCCTTCACTGACTGATTCCGAGGTAAACATAAAGTCTGTCATTGGCATGGAAAAATCCCTTTCGCTCTAAAATTCGGAGTGTGAGTATATGCCATTCTCAATGGGCCAGCAATTCAATAATGCATTGACTCACCGGCCCAGAGAACATTTTTTACAAGCGCCTTACAATGTTGTTGGTTGCAGACGGATTCGCCAATGCTGTCATCAGGGGGGGCTTTATGCTGATTCATCAGGACCTTACCCCCTAAAGACGTGCGGAGTCGCGGAAGCCTTTTTACGAAAAACTCGGCAATGTTCCTTAAATCTCCCATTCCTGCATATCGTCGGGGAAATGACGCACGACGGTTTCACGAAGATCCGCAGCAATTTCCGTGGCAGTGGACCTGGAGAGAATCTGCGCAAGGAGGGTATGCCCGTCGTCGGATTGCCATTGGCGCAAGATCTTTTTGACCCGCGACAAGCCGCAACTGTTCATGGACATTTCCGTATAGCCCATAGCCAGCAAAATAAGACTGTACATGGGCTCCGCAGCCATTTCACCACAGATGCATGCTGAAATCCCTGCCTGGCTGGCCGCATCGGAAATTGTTTTCAACGCTCTCAAAATCGCCGGATGGCAAGGATCGTAAAGATAGGCCACATGCTCATTGCTGCGATCCACAGCAAGGCAATATTGAATCAGGTCATTGGTGCCGACCGAAAAAAAATCGACTTCACGGGCCAACAGGTCAGCCAGAAAAACCGCCGAGGGGGTTTCGATCATAATCCCGACGGGAAGCTGTTCATCAAAAGGAATCTGCTCCCGGCGTAACTCGTCCATGACTTCGCCAAGCATCTGGCGACAGGTGCGCACTTCCGCCACTCCGGAGATCATCGGAAACAATAAACGAACGCGGCCGTAGGCTGATGCGCGCAGAATCGCCCGCAACTGGATGCGAAAAAGGTGTTTTTCATGCAAAGACAGGCGAATTGAACGCAACCCCATGGCCGGGTTGGCTTCATCCTGAAGACTGAGGTCCTGAACAAACTTATCACCACCGATATCCAGGGTGCGAATCGTCACGGGAGAAGGGTGAATTTTCTCGACCAGGGCTTTATAGCCTTCAAACTGATCCTGCTCTGACGGCGGGGTTGAACGGGCCATATACATAAATTCGGTTCGCAGCAGGCCGATCCCCGTCGCGCCGTTCTTCAGGGCAATGTCCGCCTCATCGGGCAGTTCAATATTCGCCTGAAGCGTTACCTGAACGCCATCTGCCGTACAGGCCGGCAACGCGCAGAAGGTTTGCAGATGTTGCTGATAAAATTCGTAGCGCCGTTTCTTCTCAAGATATTCCTGCAATGTTGCAGGATCAGGGTTAAGGATGACATCGCCATGACTGCCATCAATGATGATCGCCATCCCGGTTGAAACCGTGGATGTGATCGTTTCGAGACCAACCACCGCAGGTAATCCCAGGGAGCGGGCCAGAATTGCCGTATGAGACGTTCGTCCTCCCAGGTCCGTCACAAAACCAATCACCTGCTCTTTATCCATTTGCAGAGTATCCGCCGGCGACAGATCGTGGGCGACGACGATGGACTTGCGCTCGAGATGCTGTATCTGTTGCTGATTTTCACCACGGATATTGCGCAATATCCGCTCGCCGACCAGTTCAATATCAGAACCGCGCTCGCGAAGGTATTCATCCTCAATACACTCGAATGTGGCTCGGAATTGTTTAAGA
This region of uncultured Desulfuromonas sp. genomic DNA includes:
- the ptsP gene encoding phosphoenolpyruvate--protein phosphotransferase, with translation MTSSVKNKQTERYHAVAASPGIAIGEVYLLDRQRISVVEYDISAQQISAEVDIFYAAVEKSRQQLRDIQQQLSHHTQSEHFYIIDTQLMILDDEMLLKGTTNFIEEKQINASAALKRVLKQFRATFECIEDEYLRERGSDIELVGERILRNIRGENQQQIQHLERKSIVVAHDLSPADTLQMDKEQVIGFVTDLGGRTSHTAILARSLGLPAVVGLETITSTVSTGMAIIIDGSHGDVILNPDPATLQEYLEKKRRYEFYQQHLQTFCALPACTADGVQVTLQANIELPDEADIALKNGATGIGLLRTEFMYMARSTPPSEQDQFEGYKALVEKIHPSPVTIRTLDIGGDKFVQDLSLQDEANPAMGLRSIRLSLHEKHLFRIQLRAILRASAYGRVRLLFPMISGVAEVRTCRQMLGEVMDELRREQIPFDEQLPVGIMIETPSAVFLADLLAREVDFFSVGTNDLIQYCLAVDRSNEHVAYLYDPCHPAILRALKTISDAASQAGISACICGEMAAEPMYSLILLAMGYTEMSMNSCGLSRVKKILRQWQSDDGHTLLAQILSRSTATEIAADLRETVVRHFPDDMQEWEI